From the Winogradskyella forsetii genome, the window CATAAAACCTTTGCGATACCACATGGAGGCGGTGGACCAGGCGTTGGCCCAATTTGTGTGGCCGAACAATTAGTTCCTTTTTTACCTGGAAATCCAATAATCAAAACAGGAGGTCATCAAGCCATTTCAGCCATTTCCGGAGCACCGTTTGGGTCGTCTTTAGTATGTCTTATTTCTTATGGCTATATCAAAATGTTAGGTTATAGAGGTTTGAAAAAAGCAACTGAAGTAGCGATCCTAAATGCCAACTATATTAAAGAACGTTTAAAAGGATCTTATCCAACCTTATATTCTGGCGAAAAGGGAAGGGCTGCTCACGAAATGATCATTGATTGTCGTGATTTTAAAGCCAATGGTATTGAAGTCACTGATATTGCTAAACGTTTAATGGATTATGGTTTTCATTCACCAACGGTTTCATTTCCAGTTGCAGGAACCATGATGATCGAACCTACCGAAAGCGAAAGTAAATCAGAAATGGATCGTTTTTGCGATGCCATGATTTCAATTCGAAAAGAGATTGATACCGTTGATAAAGATGAGCCCAATAATATGCTTAAAAATGCACCACACACTCTAGATATGCTGACATCAGATGAATGGTTGTTACCTTACACTAGAGAAGCTGCTGCATTTCCTTTAGAATTTGTGAGAGACAATAAATTCTGGCCAAGCGTAAGACGTGTGGATGATGCTTATGGCGATCGTAATCTAATGTGTAGCTGTGCGCCAATTGAAGATTTTATAGAAGCCTAAAAATTGCTTTACAAAACGTGCTGAAACGTGATGCTTTTTTATGTTTTTTAAATTATATATACCGATTTTTAAGAATTTATTAAAAATTACACCTTTAAATAGACAAATTATAGAAAATTCTATAATATTAACTAGCTTCGTACTATTGAAATTAAAATAACTATGGCGATCAGAATAACCGGAACAGGAAGTTATATACCTAGCATTATAGAAAAGAATGAGGATTTTTACAATCATCAATTTCTTAATGCAGATGGATCGACTATTAATAGCCCGAACGAAGTTATTGTAGAAAAATTCAAAGCCATAACTGGGATTCAGGAACGTCGTTACATTAAAGATGAATTTGTGAATTCTGACATGGCCTTTTTTGCATCAAAAAAAGCTATTGAAGATGCCAACATCGATAAAGAAACCATCGACTATATTATAGTTGCCCATAATTATGGTGACCTAAAACACAATAACCAACAAAGTGATACTGTACCCAGTATTGCTTCCCGTGTAAAGCATTTATTGAAAATAAAGAACCCAAAATGTGTAGGTTACGATTTACTTTTTGGTTGTCCTGGTTGGATAGAAGGTGTTATTCAAGCTAAAGCCTTTATCGGCTCTGGTCTCGCTAAACGTTGTTTGGTTATTGGTTCTGAAACCCTTTCTAGAGTTGTAGACAAGCATGATAGGGATTCCATGATCTATAGTGATGGTGCTGGTGCGGTAATTATAGAAGAAAGTACTGAGGAAGGTGGGATCCTAGCGCACGAATCCGCAACTTACGCTTTAGACGAAGCCCATTTTATATTTTTTGGAGAAACCAATAATCCTGAAATTACAGACCAACGCAGATATATAAAAATGTATGGTCGTAAGATTTATGAATTTGCACTTTCCAATGTTCCTAAGGCCTTAAAATCTTGTTTGGAACAAAGTGGTAAATCCATTACTGATGTCAAAAAAATATTGATTCACCAGGCGAATGAAAAAATGGATGAAGCGATTGTACAACGGTTTTACAAGCTATACCATATGGAAATGCCAGAAGGTATTATGCCAATGACCATTAATACGCTTGGCAATTCTAGTGTGGCAACCGTGCCCACTTTATATGATATGATTTTAAAAGGACAGCTTGACTGTCAAAGCATCAATAAAGGCGATGTCATTATGTTTGCAAGCGTCGGAGCTGGTATGAATATTAATGCTATTGTTTATCAGTATTAGAATTTACAGATTCACACTTCGATAGATGTACGAAAAAACATATCCAAATAAACGCTTTAAACATACACTTAAGTTTTTACAAAAACATATCAATACATCGGAATCCATTTTAGATTTAGGCGTAAAAAATCCATTTTCTGAAATTATGATTTCTGAAGGATATTCGGTCACAAATACCACAGGAGAAGATTTGGATGACAATCAATCAGCAATTGAGAGTTCCAATGTTGATGTTGTAACTGCTTTTGAAATTTTTGAACATTTATTATCGCCTTATGAAGTTTTAAAATCCATTAAAGCCGATAAAATAGTCATTAGTGTGCCTTTAAAATTATGGTTCGCTTCAGCTTACAGAAGTAAAACAGATATGCGAGACAGACATTTCCATGAGTTTGAAGACTGGCAACTTGATTGGCTTTTAGAAAAAACAGGCTGGATTATTAAGGACAGTCAAAAGTGGACCAATCCAGTAAATAAATTCGGAATTCGACCTATTTTGAGACGTTTCACGCCTCGTTATTATATCGTTTATGCTGAAAAAGCATCAAATTCCAATTGAGTTTGCCTAGCTTTGGAATTCAGTAATTGAGATTTTAATGAACTTCCACATCATCATCCCAGCACATAACGAAGAAGATTACATCGGTAAAACTTTGGAATCGTTGGTTGCTCAAACGGTATTGCCAAAAAAGTTGGTTGTCGTTAATGATAATTCAAGTGATGGTACACAAAACGTTGTTGAAGAATATGCCTCAAAATTTCCTTGGATTTCATTAGTAAATTCAAAATCGTCAGATACGCATTTACCCGGTTCAAAAATAATTCATGCCTTTAATAAAGGTTTGGAATTACTGGATGCCGACTATAACATCATCTGTAAGTTTGATGCTGATTTAATTTTTCCTGAGAATTATTTAGAACTATTAGCCAACCATTTCAAATCGAACAAAAAATTGGGTATGGCTTCTGGGTTTTGCTATATAGAAAAAAATGGACAATGGGTTTTAGAAAATCTAACCAACAAAGATCATATAAGAGGCGCACTCAAAGCATATAGAAAAGATTGTTTCAATCAAATAGGGCAATTAAAACCATCCATGGGTTGGGACACGGTTGACGAATTGTTGGCAAAATATCATGGTTGGGACATTTTAACTGATGACACGCTTCATGTCAAACATTTAAAACCAACTGGACAATCTTACAATAAAGCTTCTAAATATTTACAAGGAGAAGCGATGTTTAAAATGCGTTATGGATTTTGGATCACGTTAATTTCTGCTTTAAAATTGGCTTACAAAAAAGGAAACTTCCAGTTGTTTAGAGATTATATGTCTGGTTATTTTAGAGCTAAATCAAATAAAAAAGAGTATCTGGTTTCTAAAGATGAAGGGAAATTTATTCGGAATTTGCGTTGGAAAGGGATTAGGAATAAATTTGGTAAATGAGTATCTTTGAATTGATATGACTATAGAGAACAAAAAATTAGATTTAATTCAATGGTTAACCTCACTAACTGATGAGCACATTATAAGTAAATTATATGCTTTAAAGCAAGGTTCTGATATTGATTGGTACGATGAGTTAACAATTGCTGATAAAAATGCTATTACTAAAAGTATTGCACAAGCTGATGCAGGAGAGACTATTTCACACATTGAAGTGAAAAGCAAAATAAGGTCAAAAATACAACACATTAAGAATGATTAATGAAAGTTAGTTGGACTCCTTATGCATTAGAATCTTACGAATCTGTAATTGATCAATTATTTATCAACTGGAATATAGATATTGTTGAGCGCTTTGAAAACGAAATAGAAGCACTTATTGAAAAAATTGAAAAGCACAATTATATCTGTCCTAAATCTAAGATATACAACTTACATAGGTGTGTTATAAACAAACATAATTCCTTGGTATATAGACTTAAAGATTTAGATTCTATAGAAATCATCCTAGTTATTTTTAATAAAAGTGAGCATATTTTTTAGAATTGCAAAAGCTTTAAAGAAACTATAGACAAATTTCGTGATTTGCCCTTAGTTTTTTTATCAAATTAGAGATTTGCCGTCGCAAGAATTCGTTAAAAACTCCAACTCTTGTAACCGCTAGATCCTTCCAACTGATCTTCAATAGTATCATCCAACACCGGAAAGAAATCAATTCCTGTCAACGCTTCAATAGAATCCACTGGAACCACAAATTTATATAGTGGTACATCCGAATCCTTATGTTCCATTAAAAACGCCAACATCTTAATTTTACCATTAGTATTATCCAAAATAACCTTAAAAAATTGATTGGGAACCGAAACAGCTTCGTCACCAATAGATTTCAAATTATTTTCTAAAACGCCACCAGTAATCACGAAAACTCCATCATTCTTTTTTGCCCAATACCTTACTTTTTGCTCTAGTCGATTCCAAACTCCAGCATTAAACTGATGTTCTTGAGGCGTGATGTTACTGGTTAAAAAGGTTTCATCATGGGCTTCTTTAGTGAATCGTCGATCACCAGCAGGACACAGATGCCCTTTATCGTAACCCGACTTCTTATAATTTCGCCAATGTGCTGCTCCAGTATTCACGGCGGAATCGATTTCAAAATAAGGCCTTTTGTGGTTAGTAGAACTTAGGTGCGATGCTTTTAATTCGTACGCCACCCATTCTGCTTGTTCGTGAGGCTCACTATAGGAGAGGGAGTAATTTTGATGGTGTACAATTTGATTGGTCGTGCTTGTGGGCAAATAATAAGCGTTGGTAGTTGCCTTAATGGTTTTACCTTCTTTTACAATTTCGGCTTTTTCTTCAGAGTTAAGAAAATGGTCGTAACTGTAAATGCCAATAACTATGATAACGGCGATAATTGTAAAAATTGGTTTTCGCTTCAAATCACTGTCTTAATCAATCACAAACCCCAAAGGTCGCCCAGTAGCAGAATTAGGAAAACTAATCCCTAAAAGCGCAGAAATAGTTGGCGCAATATCCGGAATTACCGTTTTATCAAACGTTTCACCATGTTTTATACCTTTTCCAAAGAACAATAATGGCACATGCGTATCGTAATTTTGTCCGCTTCCGTGTGTAGAACCTGTTCTGCCATATGGAATAAACGAAGGGTCATTGACCAAAATAACATCACCTGAACGTTTTTGGTTAAAGCCGTTTTGTAACAACTCCTCTAACCCTGTAGAAAAACCACTAGTACTCATAGTTGTTGCGGTATAAACTTTATAAACATTTTTGTAACCCAATTGCTCCATGGCAATGGTATTCTGAACATCAATAAGATTTAATCCTAAATCTTTCACTTTGTCCCTATCCAAAAAAATCT encodes:
- a CDS encoding class I SAM-dependent methyltransferase; translation: MYEKTYPNKRFKHTLKFLQKHINTSESILDLGVKNPFSEIMISEGYSVTNTTGEDLDDNQSAIESSNVDVVTAFEIFEHLLSPYEVLKSIKADKIVISVPLKLWFASAYRSKTDMRDRHFHEFEDWQLDWLLEKTGWIIKDSQKWTNPVNKFGIRPILRRFTPRYYIVYAEKASNSN
- a CDS encoding type II toxin-antitoxin system RelE/ParE family toxin; its protein translation is MKVSWTPYALESYESVIDQLFINWNIDIVERFENEIEALIEKIEKHNYICPKSKIYNLHRCVINKHNSLVYRLKDLDSIEIILVIFNKSEHIF
- a CDS encoding glycosyltransferase family 2 protein; amino-acid sequence: MNFHIIIPAHNEEDYIGKTLESLVAQTVLPKKLVVVNDNSSDGTQNVVEEYASKFPWISLVNSKSSDTHLPGSKIIHAFNKGLELLDADYNIICKFDADLIFPENYLELLANHFKSNKKLGMASGFCYIEKNGQWVLENLTNKDHIRGALKAYRKDCFNQIGQLKPSMGWDTVDELLAKYHGWDILTDDTLHVKHLKPTGQSYNKASKYLQGEAMFKMRYGFWITLISALKLAYKKGNFQLFRDYMSGYFRAKSNKKEYLVSKDEGKFIRNLRWKGIRNKFGK
- a CDS encoding DNA/RNA non-specific endonuclease, which produces MKRKPIFTIIAVIIVIGIYSYDHFLNSEEKAEIVKEGKTIKATTNAYYLPTSTTNQIVHHQNYSLSYSEPHEQAEWVAYELKASHLSSTNHKRPYFEIDSAVNTGAAHWRNYKKSGYDKGHLCPAGDRRFTKEAHDETFLTSNITPQEHQFNAGVWNRLEQKVRYWAKKNDGVFVITGGVLENNLKSIGDEAVSVPNQFFKVILDNTNGKIKMLAFLMEHKDSDVPLYKFVVPVDSIEALTGIDFFPVLDDTIEDQLEGSSGYKSWSF
- a CDS encoding 3-oxoacyl-ACP synthase III family protein, which gives rise to MAIRITGTGSYIPSIIEKNEDFYNHQFLNADGSTINSPNEVIVEKFKAITGIQERRYIKDEFVNSDMAFFASKKAIEDANIDKETIDYIIVAHNYGDLKHNNQQSDTVPSIASRVKHLLKIKNPKCVGYDLLFGCPGWIEGVIQAKAFIGSGLAKRCLVIGSETLSRVVDKHDRDSMIYSDGAGAVIIEESTEEGGILAHESATYALDEAHFIFFGETNNPEITDQRRYIKMYGRKIYEFALSNVPKALKSCLEQSGKSITDVKKILIHQANEKMDEAIVQRFYKLYHMEMPEGIMPMTINTLGNSSVATVPTLYDMILKGQLDCQSINKGDVIMFASVGAGMNINAIVYQY